From Lucilia cuprina isolate Lc7/37 chromosome 4, ASM2204524v1, whole genome shotgun sequence:
ACCGATTGTGTAGATCTTAACAGCTTTCTTGGCCGTTTTTACCTTTATAATAAAATCgaaaagaataaatattttaaaataaattaataacattatttacattcgtaacaatttatcaaaactttttaaatcaaatcaaatctATTAAACCTTGCTAAATAATTATCCTAAATATTTACCACTTTATTGCCGACATTTTCCTGAAAccataaaaatcatttattaaaaaatttctatattaaatcATACAATTCAAAACGAAATTTACCACTTTAGTTCCGATTTCATGAGTTTTGCTTtcctaaaaaaaatgaaaaaaatgtttatcattTAAACACGTTCTGGggataatagtttttttaatttaccacTTCGTCGCCAATATTGACCTAAAAATAAAGTCAACTATTAAAATAATCCAGAGGAAgttattttatcaaatactCACAATCTTGTCACCAGTTTTTTGAACAACACCTTCCTAttgagaaaaaaagtaattttttgagttatttattaataatttcaaacttttACAAGCTTAAGTTATTACCGCTTTATCGCCAATATTCAcctagaaattaaacaaattattcgagattatccttaaaaaaattcattaattaaaaaaaaacaaactcaccACTTTGTTACCAGCATTATGAACCTCATCTACCTATAGAAAAATATCGAAGACAAATTTCAATTAACTtctaatatacaattttaaaatattttaaacattatcgtttttattcataaacttttatcaaagctttataaatcaaatttccatacaaaatttgttctataaatctttggtaaatatttatgaataaggcagtaaaTAATTACCACTTTATCGCCAACATTAtcctacaaataaaataaattattcgaTATTATTTGAACAAACTTACCAATTTATTTGAACAAACTTACCAATTTAGCACCAACTTTATGGGTATCTTTTTCCTATTAacgaaatcaaaatatattttttaaaaatttctataggtttttcatttcttttcagTTCAACTTACCACATCCTTTTTCAAATCACCAAAAGTGATATGAGCCTTGGCAGCCTGTTGACCCAACAAGCATAAGACGACAATgacaaaaatagtaaatttgttgttaaaattcatggttttaaaatgtttaatgtttgttagttttataaaaacaactgcAAACTGTTAAAATTTCGGGAATTGCAGTTCGTTTATATAGGAAAGTaaagaaatgtattttaattattatcatCAAAATGTATGAATAATTGCGAATTacttaaatcaatttaattttgggTCTTACAACTAAGTATTAACTATGACAAATGCATTAATATttctgttaatatttatttgggaATCTTatctactaaaatattttaggtgttaatttttattaattcactAAAAAATTAGTTTCCTGTTCAATATTTAATGAACAAAGTATATATCTTGTTTGGtgctaaatatttacaatttaattaatttcaaatcaaatttaactgcagactaaagactagtttataatttagtttttagtttagtctatagtctggtatataatctagtcaatattccagtatataatctagtcaatattccagtatataatctagtctatagtctagtctatagtctagtctatagtctagtctatagtctagtctatagtctagtctatagtctagtctatagtctagtctatagtctagtctatagtctagtctatagtctagtctatagtctagtctatagtctagtctatagtctagtctatagtctagtcaatagtccagtctatagtctagtctatagtctagtctatagtctagtctatagtctagtctatagtctagtctatagtctagtctatagtctagtctatagtctagtctatagtctagtctatagtctagtctatagtctattctatagtctagtctatagtctagtctatagtctagtctatagtctagtctatagtctagtctatagtctagtctatagtctagtctatagtctagtctatagtctagtctatagtctagtctatagtctagtctatagtctagtctatagtctagtctatagtctagtctatagtctagtctatagtctagtctatagtctagtctagtatatagtctagtctatagtctagtctatagtctagtctatagtctagcctatagtcctagtctatagtctagtctatagtctagtctatagtctagtctatagtctagtctatagtctagtctatagtctagtctatagtctagtctatagtctagtctatagtctagtctatagtctagtctatagtctagtctatagtctagtctatagtctagtctatagtccagtctatagtctagtctatagtctagtctatagtctagtctatagtctagtctatagtctagtctatagtctagtctatagtctagtctatagtctagtctatagtctagtctatattccagtctatagtctagtctatagtctagtctatagtctagtctatagtctagtctatagtctagtctatagtctagtctatagtctagtctatagtctagtctatagtctagtctatagtctagtctatagtctagtctatagtctagtctatagtctagtctatagtctagtctatagtctagtctatagtctagtctatagtctagtctatagtctagtctatagtctagtctatagtctagtctatagtctagtctatagtctagtctatagtctagtctatagtctagtctatagtctagtctatagtctagtctatagtctagtctatagtctagtctatagcctagtctatagtctagtctatagtctagtctatagtctagtctatagtctagtctatagtctagtctatagtctagtctatagtctagtctatagtctagtctatagtctagtctatagtctagtctatagtctagtctatagtctagtctatagtctagtctatagtctagtctatagtctagtctatagtctagtctatagtctagtctatagtctagtctatagtctagtctatagtctagtctatagtctagtctatagtctagtctatagtctagtctatagtctagtctatagtctagtctatagtctagtctatagtctagtctatagtctagtctatagtctagtctatagtctagtctatagtctagtctatagtctagtctatagtctagtctatagtctag
This genomic window contains:
- the LOC111690439 gene encoding uncharacterized protein LOC111690439; this translates as MNFNNKFTIFVIVVLCLLGQQAAKAHITFGDLKKDVEKDTHKVGAKLDNVGDKVVDEVHNAGNKVVNIGDKAEGVVQKTGDKIVNIGDEVESKTHEIGTKVENVGNKVVKTAKKAVKIYTIGKTVQTAGKVIGAVGTVVGVIRNI